In Pantoea cypripedii, the DNA window TAATTGGCGGACTGATTGCGGCGGTTGGGGGGATTGCCTCGGGCGCACTGATGATTGCCGGGCTGGGCGCAGCCTGTCTCGGCGTGGGTGTTCTGCTGATCGGTGCCAGCGTGGCGGTTGGCTGGATCACGGGGGAACTGGCGACGGCGGCCCGTGACGGCATTGCCGAAGCCGGTGCCGCCAGTATGTCGAAAGAAGGCACCATCACCACCGGCTCCGCCGATGTCTTTATCAATGGTCAGCCTGCGGCGGTCGCCACTTACAGCGAGGTGGACTGTTCTGACGACGGTTCCGAACAGATGGCGGAAGGATCGTCCAGCGTCTTTATCAACGGCATGCCTGCCGTGCGCCTCGGGGACCATACCACCTGCGATGCCAGGGTGATGACCGGCTCCTCTGACGTGTTCATCGGCGGCGCAGCGCAGCAGACCCTGCCGATCGAACCTGAAGTCCCTGAATGGTTATACAAAGTCTCGGATCTGACGTTGCTGTTTGCCGGACTCGCCGGTGGCTGGGGCGGAATGGCCGGGAAGACCGGCGCGCTGGGCAGACTGCTGAGCAAATTGCCGGGCATCAACAAACTGGCGCGTATCGCCTGCCGGGCCGGAGTGCTGATGACCGGGGCTGCGGCGGCCGGGATTATTGCCCGCCCGGTGGATATCGTCAGCGGCCAGAAGTTTCTCAGCGGCGATGACGAGCTGGATTTTGTGCTGCCTTCCCGCCTGCCGGTGCGCTGGCAGCGCTACTGGCGCAGCGGTAATCCCGGCGACAGCGTGCTGGGCCGGGGCTGGAATCTGTTCTGGGAAACCCGGCTGCAGCGATATCAGGATGGCCTGGTCTGGCGCGCGCCGTCCGGCGACTTTATTTTCTTCCCCTGGGTGCCCCGGGGCCATCGCAGCTGGTGTGCCGATGAAAAACAGTGGCTGGAGCATCACCAGGATGACAGCTGGTCCCTTTATGACATCAGCGGCGAGCGCTGGCACTTCCCGCCACTGGCCGATGATGCCCCTTCCCTGCCGCTGCGCCTCAGTGAGCGCGGTGGCAATGACATTCTGTTCACCTGGAACGCCGATCACACCCTGCATGCCTTAACTGACAGCGCCGGGCAAACCGTGGTGTGTCGTTATGACGCCGGCCGCCTGACGGGAGCCTGGCTGGATGACGAGGTGTGTCTGGTCAGTTACGCTTACGATGATCAGCACCAGCTTGTCTGCGTAACCGGCCGGGGCGGTAGCGTGCGCCGTCGTTTTCAGTGGCGTGACGGGCTGATGAGCGCCCATGAGGATGCAAACGGCCTGCTGAGTGAATATCGCTGGCAGGAAATTGACGGTCTGCCGCGTGTGGTCGCCTTCCGCCACAACGGCGGAGAACAACTTGAATTCAGCTACGATTTTGCCGCAGGAACGCGGCTGGCGCTGCGTGACGATGGCGCGCAGGCGCACTGGCTGACGGATGACGACGATAACGTTGCCCGCTTCACCGATTTTGATGGCCGCCAGACCACCCTGATCTATGCAGACGGTGAGCTGTGCGATGTCATCCTGCCGGGCGGCGCGATGCGTCGCAGCGGCTGGGATAAATATGGCCGCATGACGTCAGAGACCGATCCGGCCGGGCGCCGGACGGAATATCACTGGCATCGCCAGACCGACCTTATCACCCGTATCCGGTACCCCGACCAGACCAGCACGCAGAATGTTTATGATCCGGCCGGACGCCTGTTGTCGGAAACCGACGCCTCCGGCCATGCCACGGTTTATTACTACCCGGACGATGAAGAGACGCTGCCGGAAAGTGTGACCGATGCGGCAGGCGGTGTGGTGCGGCTGACGTGGAACCGTCAGGGGTTGCTGACGCAGCGTACCGACTGCTCCGGCAGCGTCACCCGCTTCAGCTATGACCGGTTCGGCCAGCTTATCCGCAGCGAAGATGCGGAAGGCAACGTGACGCAGCGCGGGTGGAACAGCGCCGGTCAGCTGTGCACCCTGATCCATCCTGACGACAGCCGTGAAACGCTGATATGGAACCCGCGCGGTCAGCTGAGCGGCTGGCGCGATACGCTGGACAGTGAAATCCGCTGGGCTTACAACGTTGCGGGCCTGCCCGTCAGCCAGACCGATCGGCTCGGACGCACGCGGCGCTGGCATTATGATCCGCGCGGCAACCTGCTGCGGCTGGAGAACGGCAACGGTGGCGAATACCGTTTTGACTATGACGCCGCCGGTCGCCCGCTGCGTGAAGTGCGCCCGGACGAAACCGAACGGCTGTGGCAGTGGGACGAACGCGGCCTGCTCAGTGCGATGCGCGAAGACGGCATGCCCGGCCCGGATGGCGGGCTGCCGCGCCGTATCCAGCAGTTCCACTATGACGACAGCGGCCTGCTGACCGGGCGCAGCCACCGCCATGCCGGATATCATTACCGGCATGACCGTGCCGGTCAGCTGCTTGGCGTGACGCGCACGCCCACAGAGGAAGGCCGTGAGCTGGGTATCGAAGCGGATGAAATCCTGTTCCGGCGTGATGCGTCAGGCCGCCTGCTGAGTGAGTCCGGCAGCAGCGGCACGCTGAATTATCAGTGGGATGAACTGAACAACCTCACCGGCCTGACGCTGCCGGACGGGCAGCAGCTGAGCTGGCTGCATTACGGCTCCGGCCACGTCAGCGCCATCCGTTTCAACCGGCAGCAGGTCAGTGAATTTACCCGTGACCGGCTGCACCGCGAAATCCGGCGCAGCCAGGGGGCGCGCTGGCAGACCCGCGGGTACGACAGCCTCGGCCGCCGCATCCGGCAGCAGAGCGCGGTGACAGACGGGGTGGCGCTGCCGGAAAAAGATATCCTGTCGCGCGCCTTCCGCTACTGCGCG includes these proteins:
- a CDS encoding RHS repeat-associated core domain-containing protein, which encodes MFEAARVGDDIGHSHALAGMIGGTLIGGLIAAVGGIASGALMIAGLGAACLGVGVLLIGASVAVGWITGELATAARDGIAEAGAASMSKEGTITTGSADVFINGQPAAVATYSEVDCSDDGSEQMAEGSSSVFINGMPAVRLGDHTTCDARVMTGSSDVFIGGAAQQTLPIEPEVPEWLYKVSDLTLLFAGLAGGWGGMAGKTGALGRLLSKLPGINKLARIACRAGVLMTGAAAAGIIARPVDIVSGQKFLSGDDELDFVLPSRLPVRWQRYWRSGNPGDSVLGRGWNLFWETRLQRYQDGLVWRAPSGDFIFFPWVPRGHRSWCADEKQWLEHHQDDSWSLYDISGERWHFPPLADDAPSLPLRLSERGGNDILFTWNADHTLHALTDSAGQTVVCRYDAGRLTGAWLDDEVCLVSYAYDDQHQLVCVTGRGGSVRRRFQWRDGLMSAHEDANGLLSEYRWQEIDGLPRVVAFRHNGGEQLEFSYDFAAGTRLALRDDGAQAHWLTDDDDNVARFTDFDGRQTTLIYADGELCDVILPGGAMRRSGWDKYGRMTSETDPAGRRTEYHWHRQTDLITRIRYPDQTSTQNVYDPAGRLLSETDASGHATVYYYPDDEETLPESVTDAAGGVVRLTWNRQGLLTQRTDCSGSVTRFSYDRFGQLIRSEDAEGNVTQRGWNSAGQLCTLIHPDDSRETLIWNPRGQLSGWRDTLDSEIRWAYNVAGLPVSQTDRLGRTRRWHYDPRGNLLRLENGNGGEYRFDYDAAGRPLREVRPDETERLWQWDERGLLSAMREDGMPGPDGGLPRRIQQFHYDDSGLLTGRSHRHAGYHYRHDRAGQLLGVTRTPTEEGRELGIEADEILFRRDASGRLLSESGSSGTLNYQWDELNNLTGLTLPDGQQLSWLHYGSGHVSAIRFNRQQVSEFTRDRLHREIRRSQGARWQTRGYDSLGRRIRQQSAVTDGVALPEKDILSRAFRYCARGELAGIHDTLRGQVDYGYDAEGRLLKHYEARQGHASRGFRYDAADNLVDEEQGFVAVRDNRLRQWQQLFMKYDAWGNLIRRRSGQYEQHFTWDAENRLITASGSGPQGRFTAHYHYDALGRRTRKVVNSGQGEQETRFLWQGYRLLQEQQANGSRQTYVYDPTETWSPLARIDHQQDAAQGEIFWFSTDLNGAPLEVTDAEGAVRWSGQYGSFGEVSRQTEGFYRLSGLASLHHQPLRYAGQYADRETGLHYNLFRYYDPQVGRFTVQDPIGLAGGENLYAYAPNPLTWIDPLGLNKGLVTYWPPNNGAFGSEKVTILEPGHVIDRYGYPGGKYTSPVGTPYSMRALPPGTDSKPYTIYEVRKPIPNV